Proteins from one Sabethes cyaneus chromosome 2, idSabCyanKW18_F2, whole genome shotgun sequence genomic window:
- the LOC128735077 gene encoding zinc finger protein 391-like encodes MDLVKMMCRLCLEGSSELNISIEDNAIRQKIVSLFNLKLDMDANLPNKICFECSSKVDDFYVFSEMVQSNEQQLISNITVLPPVSIADVKIEPSVTNQIEFGSDSPDAPDSVSTSSSSLDKSYDDIIEVQVELEELKADENGNPDHSEDEIPLAKRKRKQAKENHLFQDYYTFECETCRKTFNIFKDFSKHTAGVHNKPAVIQCCNRKFTNKFHILNHIKNHLDPNRFRCACGKRFTDKTSYKQHLSKHVGDYVVKPLKCDHCSTRFKTHAALNNHQKIHAKVQCTVCQKIMTGEKTLQTHMTSVHDTVNVKKYICDCCGQDFRSSASLNRHINKQHLGVKEARVQCDLCGTWLNKTNMKAHMKTVHIEANSSLTCDICHKVYPNKKSLATHKWRVHVEEKFECELCGKKFKRKVSLLEHRAGHSGMQTLYECDVCGKTTNSNGNLYSHKKTKHPKEWLEAKRKAAEEGL; translated from the exons ATGGATTTAGTTAAAATGATGTGTCGCCTCTGTTTGGAAGGCTCCTCCGAACTGAACATTTCTATAGAAGATAATGCTATCAGACAGAAAATCGTATCTTTGTTTAATTTAAAG CTCGATATGGATGCAAACCTGCCCAATAAAATATGCTTCGAATGCTCATCCAAAGTGGATGATTTTTACGTATTCTCCGAGATGGTGCAGTCCAATGAACAGCAACTTATAAGTAATATAACCGTATTGCCTCCCGTGTCGATAGCCGATGTTAAGATTGAACCATCAGTTACAAACCAGATTGAGTTCGGTAGTGATTCACCGGATGCGCCCGACagtgtttcaacatccagctCAAGTTTAGACAAAAGTTATGACGATATTATAGAGGTGCAGGTAGAACTTGAAGAATTAAAAGCAGATGAAAATGGTAATCCAGATCACAGCGAAGATGAGATTCCCCTAGCAAAACGGAAACGCAAACAAGCGAAAGAAAATCACCTTTTTCAAGATTACTATACCTTCGAGTGTGAAACATGTCGAAAAACATTCAATATATTCAAAGATTTCAGCAAACATACCGCTGGAGTTCACAATAAACCAGCTGTAATTCAATGTTGCAATCGCAAATTTACCAACAAATTTCACATATTAAATCACATCAAGAACCATTTAGACCCTAACCGATTCAGGTGTGCTTGTGGCAAACGTTTTACCGATAAAACTTCATACAAGCAGCATTTGTCGAAACATGTTGGAGATTACGTTGTTAAACCTTTAAAATGTGATCACTGCAGTACTCGTTTTAAAACACACGCTGCACTTAATAACCATCAGAAAATACATGCCAAGGTGCAGTGCACCGTATGTCAAAAGATTATGACAGGCGAAAAAACGTTGCAAACGCATATGACTTCCGTTCATGATACAGTGAATGTAAAAAAGTATATCTGCGATTGCTGTGGCCAGGACTTTCGCTCAAGCGCTTCACTAAATCGACATATAAATAAGCAACATTTGGGGGTAAAAGAGGCAAGAGTTCAATGCGATCTGTGCGGGACCTGGCTAAACAAGACAAATATGAAAGCGCACATGAAAACAGTTCACATCGAAGCAAATAGCTCGTTGACCTGCGACATTTGTCACAAAGTGTATCCGAACAAGAAGTCTTTGGCAACGCATAAGTGGCGGGTCCATGTGGAGGAAAAATTTGAATGCGAATTGTGCGGTaaaaaattcaaacgaaaagtttcgcTTCTTGAACACAGGGCAGGGCACAGCGGTATGCAAACGTTGTACGAGTGCGACGTGTGCGGAAAAACTACAAACTCGAACGGAAATCTGTATTCTCACAAGAAGACTAAACATCCGAAGGAGTGGCTAGAAGCAAAGAGAAAAGCTGCCGAAGAAGGATTATGA
- the LOC128735072 gene encoding transcription factor grauzone-like isoform X2 encodes MECVSTCRLCTEKIASEPNSIKDDNFKMKIDSVFCFPIELKQGYSTSVCQMCSEIICQFYEFSENVRLNQEKLAAVEHKPSFEEVKVESVENFASTGNLDLPVDESKLKLDSVSDEQDSGEDIFVDFIDATDEPDKQSNKNKSEERSHQTVEHKKKKNNKSNEEQKREDELLQDFYKFVCEICEDSVPDFPSLRRHFRKNHNLNGYIRCCKRKFFRRCYLLEHIEKHVNPEAIRCEICNKNYADRECLQIHKTQAHGKIEDRPFKCDLCSSSFSRRNMLNNHLSTHEKAQCPQCDKILANKASLSLHLSTVHGGQRSARICDTCGKNFLSKNAYEQHLKKHQGIDTTEQKLQCSICYKWLVGKRGYQHHMQYIHNESGQSFVCDECNQTYPNSRALRLHKNSVHVDSVFSCELCGKNFKRSRSLKEHMASHTGETLYKCRFCGQGMNNNGNLYTHIKKCHRDER; translated from the exons ATGGAGTGCGTATCCACATGCCGACTTTGCACAGAAAAGATTGCAAGTGAGCCTAATTCTATAAAGGATGACAATTTCAAAATGAAAATAGATAGCGTATTCTGCTTTCCG ATTGAACTAAAGCAAGGCTATTCGACCAGCGTTTGTCAAATGTGCTCAGAGATTATCTGCCAGTTCTACGAGTTTTCGGAAAATGTTAGATTAAACCAGGAGAAGCTGGCGGCTGTTGAACATAAGCCATCGTTTGAAGAAGTGAAAGTAGAATCGGTAGAAAATTTTGCATCGACCGGCAACTTAGATCTGCCCGTTGACGAAAGCAAACTTAAACTTGACTCTGTAAGTGATGAACAGGACAGTGGAGAAGACATATTCGTTGATTTTATTGACGCTACAGACGAGCCAGATAAGCAGAGTAACAAGAACAAATCAGAGGAAAGAAGTCATCAAACGGTGGAgcacaaaaagaagaaaaataacaaatctaATGAAGAACAAAAGCGGGAAGATGAACTACTACAAGATTTTTATAAATTCGTTTGCGAAATATGTGAAGATTCTGTTCCCGATTTTCCCTCTTTGCGACGTCATTTTCGAAAAAATCATAACTTGAATGGCTACATCAGGTGTTGCAAACGGAAATTCTTCAGGCGATGTTACTTGCTTGAGCACATAGAAAAACATGTGAATCCGGAAGCAATTCGATgcgaaatttgcaacaaaaattaCGCCGATAGGGAGTGTTTGCAAATTCATAAAACACAAGCACACGGTAAAATAGAAGACCGGCCTTTTAAATGTGATTTATGTAGCAGTTCATTTTCCCGCCGGAATATGTTGAATAATCACTTGAGTACGCATGAAAAAGCTCAATGTCCACAATGTGACAAAATATTAGCGAATAAAGCTAGCCTTTCGTTACATCTGTCTACCGTGCACGGCGGACAAAGATCTGCAAGAATATGCGACACGTGTGGTAAAAATTTTCTAAGTAAGAATGCGTATGAGCAGCATTTGAAAAAACATCAGGGCATCGATACCACCGAACAAAAGTTGCAATGCTCAATTTGTTACAAATGGCTCGTTGGGAAACGCGGTTATCAACATCATATGCAGTATATACACAATGAATCAGGCCAATCATTCGTTTGTGATGAGTGTAATCAGACATATCCTAACTCACGAGCGCTGAGACTTCATAAGAATTCAGTTCATGTGGACTCGGTATTCAGCTGTGAACTTTGTGGTAAAAACTTTAAACGTTCGCGTTCACTGAAG GAACACATGGCAAGTCACACTGGTGAAACGCTGTACAAATGCCGCTTTTGTGGACAAGGAATGAATAACAATGGGAATCTCTATACTCATATTAAGAAATGCCATCGTGACGAACGTTGA
- the LOC128737739 gene encoding zinc finger protein 782-like yields MCRLCLEGSSELSISIENDAIRQKIISLFNLKLDMHANLPNKICFECSSKVDDFYVFSEMVQSNEQQLISNITVLPPVSIADVKIEPSITNQVEFGGDPPHSPSSSLEKSHNDTIDMKVEFEILKADKNATPDHSEDEIPLAKRKRKPSKENHLFQDYYTFECETCRKTFNMFKDFSKHTARVHNKPAVIQCCNRKFTNKFHILNHIKNHLDPNRFRCACGKRFTEKSSYKQHLSKHVGDYVVKPLKCDHCSTRFKTHAALNSHQKIHAKVQCTVCQKIMAGEKTLQTHMTSVHDSVNARKYICDCCGQEFRSSVVLDRHINRQHLGVKEARAQCDLCGTWLNKTNMRAHMKTVHIEANSSLTCDICHNVYPNKKCLVMHKKRVHVEEKFECELCGKKFKRKISLLEHRATHSGTQTLYECDVCGKTTNSNGNLYSHKKTKHPKEWLEAKKKVAQDYKGGR; encoded by the exons ATGTGTCGCCTCTGTTTGGAAGGCTCCTCCGAGTTGAGTATTTCTATAGAAAATGATGCTATCAggcaaaaaatcatatctttgTTTAATTTGAAG CTCGATATGCATGCAAATCTACCCAATAAAATATGCTTCGAATGCTCATCCAAAGTCGATGATTTTTACGTATTCTCCGAGATGGTGCAGTCCAATGAACAGCAACTTATAAGTAATATAACCGTATTGCCTCCCGTGTCGATAGCCGATGTTAAGATTGAACCATCAATCACAAACCAGGTTGAGTTCGGTGGTGATCCACCGCATTCGCCCAGCTCAAGCTTAGAGAAAAGCCATAACGATACTATAGATATGAAGGTAgaatttgaaatattaaaagcAGATAAAAATGCTACTCCAGACCACAGCGAAGATGAGATTCCACTAGCAAAACGGAAACGCAAACCATCGAAAGAAAATCACCTTTTTCAAGATTACTATACCTTTGAATGTGAAACATGTCGAAAAACGTTCAATATGTTCAAAGATTTCAGCAAACATACCGCTCGAGTTCACAATAAACCAGCTGTAATTCAATGTTGCAATCGCAAATTTACCAACAAATTTCATATATTGAATCACATCAAGAACCATTTAGATCCTAACCGATTTAGGTGCGCTTGTGGCAAACGTTTTACCGAGAAAAGTTCATACAAGCAGCATTTGTCGAAACATGTTGGAGATTACGTTGTTAAACCTTTAAAATGTGATCACTGCAGTACTCGTTTTAAAACACACGCTGCACTTAATAGTCATCAGAAAATACATGCCAAGGTGCAGTGTACCGTATGTCAAAAGATTATGGCAGGCGAAAAAACTTTACAAACGCATATGACTTCCGTTCACGATTCCGTCAATGCAAGAAAGTATATTTGCGATTGCTGTGGCCAGGAATTTCGCTCAAGCGTTGTACTAGATCGACATATAAACAGGCAACATTTGGGGGTAAAAGAGGCAAGAGCACAATGCGATCTGTGCGGGACCTGGCTAAACAAGACAAATATGAGAGCGCACATGAAAACAGTTCACATCGAAGCAAATAGCTCGTTGACCTGCGACATTTGTCACAATGTGTATCCGAACAAGAAGTGTTTGGTGATGCACAAGAAGCGCGTTCATGTGGAGGAGAAATTTGAATGCGAACTGTGCGGTaaaaaattcaaacgaaaaatTTCGCTTCTTGAACACAGGGCAACGCACAGCGGTACGCAAACGTTGTACGAGTGCGACGTATGCGGAAAAACCACAAACTCGAACGGAAATCTGTATTCTCACAAGAAGACCAAACATCCGAAGGAGTGGCtagaagcaaagaaaaaagtTGCCCAGGATTACAAAGGCGGCCGGTAA
- the LOC128735072 gene encoding transcription factor grauzone-like isoform X1, with protein sequence MADMETVHNSCRLCLIPSVNKPITDSTGSAFPIVSSIDISPLKDQLSRVFNFTFDQLSQLPKHVCDQCCTIVCDFHRFSEMVQKNQIYLRTLAGTTVTAPEVKEDPVEEMAADCKTDLIPPDMVKVEPEPHVEVMIAAETEWIVGGKSLDGDDIEEDDCDGNNGSGDDSDEDDDWKPREEAEEKDNKKQTMKVKRKYTRKTPKKPKKIKKESGHDPSKEYRSKPKDEIEEEDRQILEYFKFACELCHETTLTFIDLRRHFREKHNQKGYHRCCNKKLFKRCHLLEHIQVHLNPNLYGCDLCPKSFRSKEYLQLHKMQSHAAEVDRPYKCDKCPKSFIQKGQLSSHMGRHLMYPCTLCDKVLAGKGSLTAHMVNMHSDMGRMICDTCGREFKTKPCFDKHVRKHMGMLEDTSIECHVCGVVLHNKATMKKHMIAKHTQTDEVFICNECGKQAPNKFALESHKRKVHCEEKYQCEFCEKRFKNPITLKEHRATHTGEILYQCPFCATTFNSKANMYAHKKKAHPYEWAQERISKGQAQRHAQLQS encoded by the exons ATGGCCGATATGGAAACTGTTCATAACAGTTGTCGCCTCTGCCTGATTCCTAGCGTAAATAAACCAATTACTGATAGTACTGGCTCTGCATTTCCAATTGTGAGCAGTATAGATATATCTCCACTAAAAGATCAACTTAGTCGAGTTTTCAATTTTACG TTCGATCAACTGAGCCAACTTCCAAAGCATGTATGTGACCAGTGTTGTACGATTGTGTGCgattttcatcgtttttcgGAAATGGTTCAGAAAAATCAGATCTATTTGCGCACCTTGGCGGGCACCACCGTGACCGCCCCTGAAGTGAAGGAAGATCCAGTAGAAGAAATGGCTGCTGATTGTAAAACCGATTTAATTCCTCCAGATATGGTTAAAGTCGAGCCGGAACCGCATGTGGAAGTGATGATTGCAGCGGAAACTGAGTGGATCGTTGGCGGTAAAAGTCTTGACGGTGACGATATCGAGGAAGATGATTGTGATGGTAATAATGGTAGTGGGGATGACAGTGATGAGGACGACGATTGGAAGCCTAGGGAGGAGGCAGAAGAAAAGGATAATAAAAAACAGACGATGAAGGTTAAAAGAAAATACACCCGGAAAACCCCCAAAAAgccgaaaaaaatcaagaaagaaTCGGGTCACGATCCTTCGAAAGAGTATAGGAGCAAACCGAAAGATGAAATCGAAGAGGAAGATCGTcaaattttggaatattttaaGTTTGCATGTGAgctttgccatgaaacaacatTGACTTTTATCGACTTAAGACGGCACTTTCGAGAAAAACATAACCAGAAAGGATATCACCGGTGTTGCaataaaaaactttttaaaagatGCCACTTATTGGAACACATTCAAGTACATTTGAATCCCAATCTGTACGGCTGTGATCTTTGTCCGAAAAGCTTTAGATCAAAAGAATATCTTCAGCTGCACAAGATGCAATCACATGCTGCAGAAGTGGATCGGCCGTATAAATGTGATAAATGTCCAAAGAGTTTCATTCAGAAAGGGCAGCTCTCTTCCCATATGGGACGTCACCTGATGTATCCATGTACGCTGTGCGATAAAGTGCTTGCTGGAAAAGGTTCGTTGACGGCTCATATGGTTAACATGCACAGTGATATGGGACGAATGATATGCGACACATGTGGGCGAGAGTTTAAAACGAAACCTTGCTTCGATAAACACGTGCGCAAACACATGGGAATGCTAGAAGATACCAGCATTGAGTGTCATGTTTGTGGTGTTGTGTTGCACAACAAGGCAACTATGAAAAAGCACATGATTGCAAAACATACGCAGACTGATGAGGTGTTTATTTGCAATGAGTGCGGGAAACAGGCACCGAACAAGTTTGCTTTAGAATCACACAAACGGAAGGTGCATTGCGAAGAAAAGTACCAGTGTGAGTTTTGCGAGAAACGTTTCAAAAATCCAATCACGCTAAAGGAGCATCGTGCGACGCACACCGGGGAGATCCTGTATCAGTGTCCGTTTTGTGCAACCACTTTTAACTCAAAAGCAAACATGTACGCCCATAAGAAGAAAGCCCACCCATACGAATGGGCTCAAGAGCGGATTAGTAAAGGACAAGCCCAGCGACATGCGCAGCTGCAATCATAA